The Devosia sp. A16 genome includes a window with the following:
- a CDS encoding NUDIX hydrolase: protein MTAIPRAILIAAAVLVGPDRRVLLVRKRGTEIFMQPGGKLEPGEAPQQALVRELREELDLEIDPGTATYLGSFSAPAANEADTTVVAEVFRLPISSAPSPQAEIAEVRWVDPAKPGELKLAVLSRDHILPAHLSIP from the coding sequence CTCATCGCCGCTGCCGTCCTCGTTGGCCCCGATCGCCGGGTGCTGCTGGTGCGCAAGCGCGGCACGGAAATCTTCATGCAGCCGGGCGGCAAGCTCGAGCCCGGCGAGGCGCCGCAGCAGGCCCTGGTGCGCGAGTTGCGCGAGGAACTCGACCTCGAGATCGATCCGGGCACAGCGACCTATCTCGGCAGCTTCTCGGCTCCCGCCGCCAACGAGGCGGATACGACGGTGGTCGCCGAGGTGTTCCGCTTGCCGATCTCGAGCGCACCGTCGCCACAGGCCGAGATCGCGGAAGTCCGCTGGGTCGATCCTGCCAAACCCGGCGAGCTGAAGCTGGCGGTGCTGTCGCGCGACCATATTCTGCCGGCGCACCTCAGCATCCCCTGA
- a CDS encoding DUF1295 domain-containing protein, with amino-acid sequence MTVGLAIAGAAVALSLVMTLAWRLAITSGRSGWADTFWSYGTGLVGAGAVWWAAGGMPNGRALLVMALLLLWALRLGTHIARRTLSGGDDPRYAELRRAWGERYRSQLFVFLQIQTVAALVLVIAVLAAAANPAPLGIGDVVGVVIALAAIGGEALGDAQLSAFKADRGNAGRVCDVGLWSLSRHPNYFFEWLYWLAYPVIGISFAYPWGLATLLAPMMMYWLLVHVSGIPPLEAHMLRSRGDSFRAYQQRVRAFWPLPR; translated from the coding sequence ATGACGGTTGGCCTCGCGATCGCCGGCGCGGCCGTGGCCCTGTCGCTGGTGATGACGCTGGCTTGGCGACTGGCGATCACTTCCGGCCGATCCGGTTGGGCCGACACATTCTGGAGCTACGGCACCGGGCTGGTCGGGGCGGGCGCGGTGTGGTGGGCTGCGGGCGGCATGCCGAACGGCCGGGCTCTGCTGGTGATGGCACTGTTGTTGTTGTGGGCCCTGCGGCTCGGCACCCACATTGCCCGCCGCACCCTCAGCGGCGGCGACGATCCGCGCTATGCGGAACTGCGCCGCGCGTGGGGCGAGCGCTATCGCAGCCAGCTCTTCGTGTTCCTCCAGATTCAGACGGTCGCCGCACTGGTGCTGGTGATTGCGGTGCTTGCCGCGGCCGCCAACCCCGCCCCGTTGGGGATCGGCGACGTCGTCGGCGTGGTCATTGCGCTGGCCGCCATTGGCGGGGAAGCGCTCGGCGATGCCCAGTTGAGCGCCTTCAAGGCCGACCGTGGCAATGCCGGCCGGGTATGCGATGTCGGCCTCTGGTCGCTCAGCCGGCACCCCAACTATTTCTTCGAATGGCTGTACTGGCTGGCCTATCCAGTAATCGGCATCAGCTTCGCCTATCCGTGGGGCTTGGCGACGCTACTGGCGCCGATGATGATGTACTGGCTCCTGGTGCACGTTTCGGGGATTCCGCCGCTCGAAGCCCATATGCTGCGCTCGCGCGGCGACAGCTTCCGTGCCTACCAGCAGCGCGTGCGCGCCTTCTGGCCGCTCCCCCGCTAG
- a CDS encoding DUF1365 domain-containing protein yields the protein MRSALYRGDVMHSRLRPKRHSLRYKVFCLLLDLDELELLAGRFRLLGIERRGLFSFRQSDHGDGHLPLKAWVAERLAEAGIDCDGGRVELLCYPRLLGFVFNPLSVYFCHRRDGRLAGIMYEVHNTHGERHTYALPALGEERVVRHAARKQFFVSPFMPMDCIYRFRIRAPDERVGISILEDDAAGLLLTASFSGRREELSNRALWRAFLGYPLMTLKVVAGIHWEALRLLAKGIPFFDWSPARRPIASGTVPVREPTLLERTE from the coding sequence ATGAGATCCGCGCTCTATCGCGGAGACGTCATGCACAGCCGGCTGCGGCCGAAGCGGCATAGTCTCCGTTACAAGGTGTTCTGCCTGCTGCTCGACCTCGATGAACTCGAGCTGCTGGCCGGGCGGTTCCGGCTGCTCGGCATCGAGCGCCGCGGCCTGTTCAGTTTCCGGCAGTCCGATCACGGAGATGGCCACCTACCGCTCAAGGCGTGGGTTGCCGAGCGCCTGGCGGAAGCGGGGATCGATTGCGACGGCGGCCGGGTCGAGCTGCTCTGCTATCCGCGGCTGCTCGGCTTCGTCTTCAACCCGCTGAGCGTCTATTTCTGCCACCGGCGGGACGGGCGACTCGCCGGGATTATGTATGAAGTGCACAACACCCACGGGGAGCGCCACACCTATGCGCTGCCTGCGCTGGGCGAGGAACGGGTGGTACGGCACGCCGCGCGCAAGCAGTTCTTCGTTTCGCCCTTCATGCCGATGGACTGCATCTATCGTTTCCGCATCAGAGCCCCCGACGAGCGCGTCGGCATCTCGATTCTCGAGGACGATGCCGCGGGGCTGCTGCTGACCGCCAGTTTCAGCGGGCGGCGTGAGGAGCTGTCGAATCGTGCATTGTGGCGGGCTTTCCTCGGCTACCCGTTGATGACCCTCAAGGTGGTCGCCGGCATTCATTGGGAGGCGCTGAGGCTGCTCGCCAAGGGCATCCCATTCTTCGACTGGTCGCCGGCGCGGCGCCCGATTGCCTCTGGCACCGTGCCGGTGCGTGAACCGACTTTGCTGGAGCGCACTGAATGA
- a CDS encoding NAD(P)/FAD-dependent oxidoreductase yields MRHFHEDQARASGRRIAIIGAGIAGLSAAWLLSRRHEVVLYEANAWLGGHANTVDVDCPEGQIAVDTGFIVFNPGNYPNFTALLEHLQVASLDSDMSLGVSVGDGRLEYSSRPFGLFGQKRNLVNPRFWRMIADIVRFYEVTRNLEEDAVEAISLGEFLDRGGWSRALIDEHVLPMCAAIWSTTSDQMRHYPMRSFLRFFTSHGLLQVTNRPQWRTVLGGSRSYVEALLADIGTSMQRRAKAIRVRRQGGLVMVDDAAGGREVFTDVVIGAHADEALRMLEDPSADEQAVLGAFRYTPNVAVLHDDPALMPRRRSVWASWNYIGSDESAAERPLCVSYWMNHLQSLRTRRQLFLTLNPSREPRQASVIRTFEYTHPLFDHAALAAQNELWRLQGARNTWFCGSYFGYGFHEDALQSGLAVAARFGIAPPWAVQHSRIARAPAVLEAAR; encoded by the coding sequence GTGCGACATTTCCACGAAGACCAGGCACGAGCGTCGGGGCGGCGCATCGCAATTATCGGCGCCGGGATCGCCGGGCTTTCGGCAGCCTGGCTGCTCAGCCGGCGTCATGAGGTGGTGCTGTACGAAGCCAATGCCTGGCTCGGCGGGCACGCCAATACCGTCGACGTCGATTGTCCGGAGGGGCAGATCGCCGTCGATACCGGCTTCATCGTCTTCAACCCGGGCAACTACCCCAACTTCACGGCGCTGCTCGAACACCTGCAGGTGGCGAGCCTCGATTCCGACATGTCGCTCGGGGTTTCCGTGGGCGATGGACGGCTCGAGTATTCCAGCCGGCCATTCGGCCTGTTCGGGCAGAAGCGAAACCTCGTCAATCCGCGCTTCTGGCGCATGATTGCCGATATCGTCCGCTTCTACGAAGTGACGCGGAACCTCGAGGAGGACGCGGTGGAGGCGATCTCGCTCGGCGAGTTCCTCGATCGCGGCGGCTGGTCGCGGGCGCTGATCGACGAGCACGTGCTGCCGATGTGTGCGGCGATCTGGTCGACCACTTCGGACCAGATGCGGCACTATCCCATGCGCTCGTTCCTTCGCTTCTTCACCAGCCACGGGCTGCTGCAGGTCACCAACCGGCCGCAATGGCGCACTGTCCTGGGCGGCAGTCGCAGCTATGTGGAAGCGTTGCTGGCCGATATCGGCACTTCGATGCAGCGGCGAGCCAAGGCGATACGGGTGCGGCGCCAGGGCGGGCTGGTCATGGTCGATGATGCGGCCGGCGGGCGTGAGGTGTTCACCGATGTGGTGATCGGCGCCCACGCCGACGAGGCGCTCAGGATGCTCGAGGATCCATCCGCCGACGAGCAGGCCGTGCTCGGCGCCTTCCGCTACACTCCGAATGTCGCTGTATTGCACGATGACCCGGCGCTCATGCCGCGTCGACGCTCGGTCTGGGCCAGCTGGAACTATATCGGTTCCGACGAGAGCGCCGCGGAGCGGCCGCTCTGCGTCAGCTACTGGATGAACCACCTGCAGTCGCTGCGCACCCGTCGGCAGCTGTTCCTGACCCTCAACCCGTCGCGGGAACCACGGCAGGCGAGCGTCATCCGCACCTTCGAGTATACCCACCCGCTGTTCGACCATGCGGCGCTGGCGGCGCAGAACGAGCTGTGGCGGCTGCAGGGGGCGCGCAATACCTGGTTCTGCGGCAGCTATTTCGGCTACGGCTTCCATGAGGATGCGCTGCAGTCCGGGCTGGCCGTTGCCGCCCGGTTCGGCATTGCTCCACCCTGGGCCGTCCAGCACAGCCGCATCGCGAGGGCGCCCGCCGTGCTGGAAGCGGCGCGATGA
- a CDS encoding DUF2177 family protein, with the protein MPPALVAYAGAAITMLALDAIWLTTMVPRLYQPQLGNLLAERPNLAVAGLFYLLYLVGVVVFAILPALETRSWLAALGFGALLGLVAYGTYDFTNLSTLRNWPLALSLVDVAWGVALTGVTALGGYWAVRWLLPG; encoded by the coding sequence ATGCCGCCAGCCCTCGTCGCCTATGCCGGTGCCGCCATCACCATGCTGGCGCTCGACGCCATCTGGCTCACCACCATGGTGCCGCGCCTCTACCAGCCGCAATTGGGCAACCTCTTGGCCGAGCGACCCAACCTTGCCGTGGCCGGCCTGTTCTACCTGCTCTACCTGGTGGGTGTAGTGGTGTTCGCCATTCTGCCCGCCCTCGAGACGCGCAGCTGGCTCGCAGCACTGGGCTTTGGCGCCCTGCTCGGCCTCGTTGCCTACGGCACCTACGACTTCACCAACCTCTCGACGCTGCGCAACTGGCCGCTGGCCCTCAGCCTCGTCGACGTCGCCTGGGGCGTGGCGCTCACCGGCGTCACCGCATTGGGCGGTTATTGGGCCGTGCGCTGGCTGCTGCCGGGCTGA
- a CDS encoding M48 family metalloprotease — MKSHSMITALGAPLAAALLAVLAACSSLPGVTVSRTEGQNAPIVASDDPEEDAIGAREHPRIVASYGGIYSDRQAEIMIARIVGRLLAAADQPNQKFTVTILDTAEVNAFALPGGYVYVTRGILALASDTSEIAAVLSHEIAHVTLKHARARTNRARTNEIVDKVVSGVFGADTATDQASNRSKMSLAAFSQQQELAADKEGILTSGKAGYDPHAAARFLGAMGRFAHFSAGDADQEGDFLSSHPSTPDRIQKAIETARASFGAPGLGETARDSYMAGIEGLAFGDSPAQGAVVGRRYINPTLKFTFEVPQNYTLQISKGAVVGVAGEGEAVRFDSAEVPASMGLEDYLKSGWIAGLQPTTVKRESANGFDMATGVAVTPQWNFRVAVVRHEGRVYRFIFAAKFDSPAFGKAADATLKSFRGATAKDLAQVKKLVVRTVTAGNVDTADSLARRMSGLSRGTDLFYILNNLYPGDTLIAGQKYKIVTVE, encoded by the coding sequence ATGAAGTCGCATTCGATGATCACGGCGCTCGGCGCCCCGCTCGCTGCGGCACTGCTGGCAGTGCTCGCCGCCTGCTCGAGCCTGCCGGGCGTCACGGTCAGCCGTACCGAGGGCCAGAACGCACCGATCGTCGCCTCGGACGATCCGGAGGAAGACGCCATCGGCGCGCGCGAGCATCCGCGCATCGTCGCCTCTTACGGCGGCATCTACTCGGATCGGCAGGCCGAGATCATGATCGCGCGGATCGTCGGGCGCTTGCTGGCGGCCGCCGACCAGCCGAACCAGAAGTTCACCGTCACGATTCTCGATACCGCCGAAGTCAACGCCTTCGCGCTGCCGGGCGGTTACGTCTACGTCACCCGCGGCATCCTGGCGCTCGCCTCGGATACCTCCGAGATCGCGGCCGTGCTGTCGCACGAGATCGCCCACGTGACGCTGAAACATGCGCGGGCCCGCACCAACCGGGCGCGGACCAACGAGATCGTCGACAAGGTGGTGTCGGGCGTGTTCGGCGCCGACACGGCCACCGACCAGGCGTCCAACCGCTCGAAGATGTCGCTTGCGGCATTCAGCCAGCAGCAGGAACTGGCCGCCGACAAGGAAGGCATCCTGACCTCGGGCAAGGCCGGTTACGATCCGCATGCGGCGGCCCGCTTCCTCGGCGCCATGGGCCGGTTCGCGCATTTCTCGGCCGGCGACGCCGACCAGGAAGGCGATTTCCTCTCGTCTCACCCCTCCACCCCCGATCGCATCCAGAAGGCCATCGAGACGGCGCGCGCCTCCTTCGGCGCGCCAGGGCTGGGCGAGACGGCGCGCGACAGCTACATGGCCGGCATCGAAGGGCTCGCCTTTGGCGACAGCCCGGCACAGGGCGCGGTGGTGGGCCGCCGCTACATCAACCCGACGCTGAAATTCACCTTCGAAGTGCCGCAGAACTACACGCTGCAGATTTCCAAGGGTGCCGTGGTGGGCGTTGCCGGGGAGGGCGAGGCGGTGCGCTTCGACAGTGCCGAAGTGCCGGCGTCGATGGGGCTCGAGGATTACCTCAAGTCCGGCTGGATCGCCGGTCTGCAGCCGACGACGGTGAAGCGCGAGAGCGCCAACGGCTTCGACATGGCGACCGGCGTCGCGGTAACGCCGCAGTGGAATTTCCGCGTGGCGGTGGTGCGGCACGAGGGGCGGGTCTACCGCTTCATCTTTGCGGCCAAGTTCGACAGCCCGGCCTTCGGCAAGGCGGCAGACGCGACGCTGAAGAGCTTCCGGGGCGCCACCGCCAAGGACCTGGCGCAGGTCAAGAAGCTGGTGGTCCGCACCGTCACCGCCGGCAACGTCGATACCGCCGACTCGCTGGCGCGGCGGATGAGCGGGCTCAGCCGCGGCACCGACCTGTTCTACATCCTCAACAACCTCTACCCGGGCGACACGCTGATCGCGGGTCAGAAATACAAGATCGTCACGGTCGAGTAG
- a CDS encoding thermonuclease family protein: protein MAKVQHSSCYGRRKEEFRRNFVQFAMCRMGPGLLARKVLRFAAAAVFVAMPLSALALGCDGLVDGPKGTVTSVTDGDTVVLDTGVVVRLIGTQAPKLPLGREDFETWPKAEEARLALEKLTLGKRVEVRHGGEQVDRHGRTLGQVFVVGTPELWVQQRMIADGWARVYSFPDNRACLPQLLSAEGSARLMKLGIWTDPYYLVRRADRPAELAGRLGHYELVEGRVLLADEAQGRIYLNFGRSWKEDFTAVLERPAVQLFSRSGLDPLKLEGALVRIRGWVDDIDGPRVEVTHPEQIEVLLAP from the coding sequence GTGGCCAAGGTGCAACACTCGTCGTGCTATGGCCGCAGAAAGGAAGAATTTCGCCGCAATTTCGTGCAGTTTGCGATGTGTCGGATGGGGCCAGGTTTGCTTGCTCGAAAAGTGCTCAGATTTGCTGCGGCTGCGGTGTTCGTCGCCATGCCGTTGAGTGCTCTCGCCCTGGGCTGCGATGGCCTGGTCGATGGTCCCAAGGGCACCGTCACCTCGGTCACCGACGGCGATACGGTAGTGCTGGACACCGGCGTGGTGGTCCGCCTGATCGGTACACAAGCGCCCAAGCTGCCCCTGGGGCGCGAGGATTTCGAGACCTGGCCGAAGGCTGAGGAGGCGCGGCTGGCGCTCGAAAAGCTGACGCTGGGCAAGCGGGTCGAGGTCCGGCATGGCGGCGAGCAGGTCGACCGGCACGGGCGCACCCTGGGGCAGGTGTTCGTCGTCGGGACGCCCGAGCTCTGGGTACAGCAGCGAATGATCGCCGACGGCTGGGCCCGGGTCTATTCGTTTCCCGACAACCGTGCATGTCTGCCACAGTTGCTCAGCGCCGAGGGCTCGGCACGGTTGATGAAGCTTGGCATCTGGACCGACCCATACTATCTCGTGCGACGGGCGGACCGGCCGGCTGAACTGGCCGGGCGCCTGGGTCACTATGAGCTGGTGGAGGGTCGGGTGCTTCTCGCCGATGAGGCGCAGGGACGCATCTACCTGAATTTCGGCCGATCGTGGAAAGAGGACTTCACCGCCGTGCTCGAGCGGCCGGCGGTCCAGTTGTTTTCGCGCTCCGGCCTCGACCCCCTCAAGCTCGAGGGTGCCCTCGTCAGGATCAGAGGCTGGGTGGATGATATCGATGGCCCGCGGGTCGAAGTCACCCATCCAGAGCAGATAGAGGTTCTCCTCGCTCCATGA
- a CDS encoding OsmC family protein — translation MKRTATANWQGSLQQGAGTLDVMSGAFAALPYTFKGRFVDESGKSGTNPEELIGAAHAGCYAMQLSHFLAENGTPAENLKVTAAVELIPGTGITGSALTVEGKVPGIDAAKFGELAEKAKAECPVSRALGAINVTLDARLA, via the coding sequence GCAGCAGGGGGCCGGCACGCTCGACGTGATGAGCGGCGCGTTCGCCGCCTTGCCCTATACGTTCAAGGGCAGGTTCGTCGACGAGAGCGGCAAGTCGGGCACCAATCCCGAAGAGTTGATCGGTGCGGCGCATGCGGGTTGCTACGCCATGCAGCTCAGCCATTTCCTCGCCGAGAACGGCACCCCGGCGGAAAACCTCAAGGTCACCGCGGCGGTCGAACTGATCCCCGGCACCGGCATCACCGGCAGCGCTCTGACGGTCGAAGGCAAGGTGCCCGGAATCGACGCGGCCAAATTCGGCGAGCTGGCCGAGAAGGCGAAAGCCGAGTGCCCGGTATCGCGAGCGCTTGGCGCCATCAACGTGACGCTCGACGCACGGCTGGCCTGA